Part of the Sylvia atricapilla isolate bSylAtr1 chromosome 1, bSylAtr1.pri, whole genome shotgun sequence genome, cagccctggtCCCCGGCCTCCCCATGGCTCATGGAGCCCCTGCCCACGAGTCCCTGGCACATCCGTGTGGCCAATTCCTCGTGGGCTGGGCAGCGCAGCCTGCAAACCCAGGGCTGTTCcccgtggggctggggctgccgtGTGGGAGCGTGgctgtggtaaatgtaatgtataaatttgtgtatcaaagatttggtttattaaaagtTACTCCACagcatctccgagattccaagacctgtggtgcaagccacgaaaccacaaaatttgcaacagaaatgacatagcgggactggagatggcccattcatcaaggatgggcctccacttcacagctgcttggCATCTGATGTCCATCTCAGTGGGagatccggaggatgatcaaatcagcaccccaaagacaagatccgggaagactatcagCATCTTCTCACACTTAAGGGAACTTCTGTCTAGaccttgcttggaaataaagataCACATCAATatttcaatggacttagcctcaggacaaataaaccatATAAAAACCCTTACACCAGGACATAgggtgtgtggttgaggttggacggtaccgttgttactgtcactctgcccacccagcattccaTCAGTGTTGTCCGATTTTATAGTGgctttttgattgtttttttaattgttttttaaattgtatttttaatttgttaaataaattctgttatttttaattgacttcttctcatttataacagTGGCCAAAgcccctcagggctctgggcacagcaggggccACCAGGCCACAAGTGCGGGCGCTGCTCcatgccagctcctgcctgctccgCTGGGGATGGGGGCCGGGGGTGGCCCTTTATGACAGGGGCACTCAGTGTCACGGCCCTTTGTGATGCGGGACATGGTGGTGGCCAGAGCCCATTGTGACATCAGGGAGCCCCGCCCTGGCTCTGGGGATATCTAAGGGAcgcagagccctggggagcccagTCCCAGGAGAGCCGCGCTctgagcaggaagcagctccctGGATCCGTCTGCGGTAGCAGAAGACGGAAATTGTTGACACGATGAACATGGACAAGAAGAAGCCCAACTCCCAGCCCGCGCAGATGCCACTGCTGAGCCTGCGGAGGAGGCCAAGGAGGAGTGAtgaagcaggagggagaggccAGTGGACGGGCAGGGCCAGGATCTTTGCCCTGCAAAAGGAGCCGTCTCCGTCCCACGCCTCCtccacctgctcctgctcttcagGGACGACCCTCAAGCTGCCACCAGTGCAGCTCGGGCAGCCAAAGGTGGGACCCAAAAGCCTTGAACATGTCACACTCCCACAGGTGCAGCTTGCACAGCCTCAGGCAGCACCGCAGGGCAGCCGGAGCCAGGCCCTGTCCCTCCGTGGGGAcaggctgccactgctgccaccagtgCCACGGCGGCCGTGGCTGACAGCGCTGCCCAGCCTGGTGAGCCCCAGGGACACTCAGAGCcgggacacagagctgggcagcGCAGGGGAGAAGgggccacagccctgcagcccctgtcctgggcagccctCCAGCCCCGTGCCCAGGGTGCTCCTGCCCCGGCGCAGGGTGGCCCAGGAGGGCACAGCCCGTGTGTCCCCaacctggcagctgctgcctgtgccacccaTCCCCTCAGGGGCTCGTGCTGTGGGGCACAGCCTCAGGGATGTGGCACTGCAGAAAGAGGATGATGACATCGAGCTCTTTGGAAGGGACAGCAGGAGTggccaggagctgtccccagtaGAAGATGACATTGACCTCATGCCAGTGGACAGCACAAGTGATGAGGAGCTGTCCCAAACAGACGAAGCCATCGAACTCGCTCTGGATGACAGCAATAGTGAGCCAGAGATGTCCTGTGTAGAAGAGGCCATTGAGGTCCCttcaggggacagcaggagtggccaggagctgtccccagtgcaaGATGACATTGACCTCATTTCAGTGGACAGCACAAGTGATGAGGAGCTGTCCCAAACAGATGAAGCCATCGAACTCGCTCTGGGTGACAACAACACGGAGCCGGGAATGTCCCCTGTAGAAGAGGCCATTGAGGTCCCttcaggggacagcaggagtggccaggagctgtccccagttCAAGAGGATATCGAGGTCATTGCAGGGGACAGCACAAGTGATGAGGAGCTGTCCCAAATAGACGAAGCCATCGAACTCGCTCTGGGTGACAGCAACAGTGAGCCAGAGATGTCCCCTGTAGAAGAGGCCATTGAGGTCCCttcaggggacagcaggagtggccaggagctgtccccagtaGAAGATGACATTGACCTCATTTCAGTGGACAGCACAAGTGATGAGGAGCAGTCCCAAATAGACGAAGCCATTGACCTCTTTCTGGTTGACAACCACACGGAGCCAGAGATGTCCCCTGTAGAAGAGGCCATTGAGGTCCCTtcaggggaaggcaggagtggccaggagctgtccccagttCCAGAGGATATCAAGGTCATTGCAGGGGACAGCAGAAGTGACAAGGAGCTGTCCTCAGTGGAAGAGGACCTTGAGGTCCCTTCAGGGGACAGCCCGAGTTACGATGAGCTGTCATCATTGGAAGAGGACATCGAGGTGgtggcaggggacagcccaAGTGACGAGGAGCTGTCTTCAGTAGAAGAGGCCCTTGAGGTCATTCCAGGTGACAGCACATGTGAAGAGGAGATGTCTCCACTGCAGAAGGCCATCATGGCCATTGCAGGACACAGCCCAAGAGTTGAGGAGCTGTCGGAAGTGGAAGAGGACATCAGAGTCACTTCAGCGGACAGCACGAGGGAAGAGGAGCTGTCTCCAGTGGCAGAGGCCATCATGGTCATAGCAAGGGGCAGCCCAAGAGTTGAGCAGCTGTCCGAAGTGGAAGAAGCCATCGAGGCCGATGCAGAGGACAGCTCCAGTGATTGGGAGCTGTCGGAACTGGGACAGGCCATCAAGCTCTTCCCAGCGTTAAACAGCATTGACAAGGAGCTGTCCCCAAGGGAAGATGACAATCAGCTCTCCCCAGGGGACAGCAAAGATGACAAGGAGCTGTCCCCAGatgaagagaagcaggaggaagcaCCATCCCAAGGGGAGAGCGTCAGTGTCCAAGAGCTGTCCCAAGGGGAAAACAGTGAGGATCAGGAGCTTTCCCCAGAAGACATCAGAGATGATGCAGAGCTGGAGTCTGGGGAAGGCTGCGATGTTGAAGAGATGTCCCCTTGTGATGAAGACGACCACAAACAGCTTTCCCAttgggaggatgaggatgaagagCTCTCCCATTGGGAAGAACATGAGGCTGAAGAGCTCTCCCAGTGGGAAGAGGATGAAAATGAAGAGCTCTCCCTCTGGGAAAACGATGAGAATGAAGAGCTGACAAGGATTGGCCTTCTCGGTGGCATGGAGAGCGATTCCAGCTCCTCACCTGAACTGCCAGATCTGCAGCAAGTGTCAAGGCACCAGAAGGTGCAGGCATGGCTGGAAGCTCATTTCCCCCACCATTACggtgtggaggaggaggaggaggaggagaacagaGCCCTCAGACACCAAAGACTGTCCCAAGTGAAATGCTGCCAGGACAAGGTGGGGAACCAATGGCAGAAGCTGTTGGCTGCCATGTCATCCCTTGTGTCCAAGGACAAGGTGCTTTCCAAAGGGAAGCACCGTGGAGCTGAAGAGGTGTCCCAAGGGGAAGTCGCTATCCAGGATAACATCTGGCATAAACCCTTGGGTTTGGTGGATGACGAGGACCCCCTGGAGGGACCCAGCTGTCGCAGGCGTGTGGGCGCAGAGGTGAGAGCAGAGTCAGTCTGTGCCCTGACCcgctcctctcctgccctgtggaGTCCTGCGGGCACCGAGCTGGCAGCTGTGACCCCAACCAGcgctgctgaggaggagcagcccccTGAGCCTCTGACTCTGGTGGgcaaaaaggcagcagctccctctgtcCTCAGTGAGGAGAGGACGTCACCAGGGACACCGAGCCCGCTGCCGGCCCTGTTCAATACTCCggccagcagccaggctcagctGTACATGGGCAGCGTGACCAGCGGgaccctgagcagggctgtgctggagctccagGCCCTGAGGCAGCGTCAGGAGGCACGGGGGGCCCTGGGGCAATGGATTGCTGCAGAAAGGGAAGCAGCAGTCCGAGGCCAGCGGGAAGGGAGCCCGTTGCCTGCCCCGcacagcccccccagcccccggcctgcccagctgggagcccagGCCCTCCGCGGGCAGCCGGCTGCCCCCAGGAAACGTCCCTCCCGCTTcaggcgggcgctgcgggcgctgcggggGCTGTTCCGGTGTCCCTGCCTGAGGCCACGGCCCGAGGAGTGACAGTCAGGGCACCCAGAGCAGGGATTGCTCCCAgagcctccctccctgcaggaccGCGGCTCACACGGCGCTGCCAAAACTCCTGGGAGTTGGGACACAgacaggaagaggaagatgaagataAAGACaatgaagaagaggaggaagatgctgaagaaagcaaagaagatgaagaagacaATGAATACTCAAAAGATGACCACAACGAAGTTGAGGATGATGGATATGAGGAAGACAAGGAGAAAGACAAAGACAACAATgatgaaaacaaagagaaaataatggcaaagacaaagaagaaaatgatgaCGAAGATGAAGGAGAcgaagaagaagagaaagaagaggaagaagaagcagaagaagacaaagatttctttaaaaatccgTCGAAGAATAGTAATAAGAATAAGAAGTTTAAAACTGCTTAGAAGTAGAAGAAGaggaataagaataagaataggAGTAAGACTTCAAGATATAGAAGTAGAAGAGCAATAGGAATACAATAGGATTTTACAGTAGGAATTTGAACTTAAATACGCataggagaagaagaagaagaagaagaagactTCGAATTTTAAGTTGcattgaagaaaagaagaaggagtACATTAGTAATTAAGAATCCATAAATGAAGACCAGATCTaatgaataaacaaaatttccaaaatatttgtatttactACATCTTGTACATTTCCCTTACAGTCTATGATATAAAAACATGAATAAAGAAACTActgtaattaaataaaatacaataaataaataaataaaatagatcACTTTCTCTGGAAATAATTTGCATGTCTCTGCCTCTTTTTGGATGTCTTTTTCTGGTACTGCAGTGTCATCCAGAGGTGTTTCTGGGTGTGGTTTTCACTGGGTGTCCCAATATCCCAGATGACCTTTCCTGGAACTTCTGCTTTGTGCAGTCGCTGCAACTTCTGTGATCCAGAACTTGCAAAAAATGCTCACTGCAGTTCCCTTTATCGCTTTCTCCATGTATTCCAGCCAATTTTACCGAGCATCCGCACTTTTAAAAcccattcttttcttttgccagTGAGTCTTTAATCTCTATCCAGCGCCTTCATGTGAACTGAAACTTTCTATTCTCTCTCTGATTTCTAACCCCCAGGACCCCAATCccactgtcccatgtcccctctgtgtcccccagccccactccccaCTGCTCACTCAGTTGCTGTCACACCTCACACACCAAATGGGGTCCCCCATCAGATGACATCCCTGTGGGCACCCCGAGCCTGGGGATGATCTCCTTGGGGAGTGCCTGGGGGACTTCCCCGGCCttggtggtgctgcaggagaagtTCTGCACCCAAAAAAGGGATCCACCAACACCAGGAGATACCTGAGCCCTTGTTGGTGTGGTGGctcagaaaatccattttccagGAATCCCCGGCAGGGTTTCCTCTTTCAGTGATCCCTGGAGCTGATGGGTTGGAATTCAAAGGGTTCTGTTTCCAACACCTGGGGCATTGTTCTGTACCAGAGCTGACAATTCTGTCCTGCAGACACTGAGTATCTGAGGCCGCAGACCAGTCCCCATCCCATCGATTCCCCAGAGGTGTGCTGGGGCTTTTCTCCTTTACAAATGGCAGCATCACTTGGGGTGGGCCTGACCTGGTTATTGGGAGATAACATCCACCCACCCACCCTCTTTATTGTGGGCTTTTAGATAAGCAGCCAATTTTCAATCTGCCCAACTCCATCCATACCTCACCTCTAATAAGAGAGAGAATAGAAAGATTCTGATCCCCTAAAGATGTTGAGTAGGGCTTAAAGGTtgacttgcaaaaaaaaagaaaacccaaaggaTGTAAAAGTGTGGACACAGCAAGGCAAAGGTGGGTGGAGCCCGTGGAGAAAGAGATAAAGGGAACTCCAGTGAGGATTTTATCTCAAGCCCTGGACCACAGAAGGCGCAGCGCCTGCCCAAAGCGAAAGCTATAGGTGATGCCATCTGGCATATTGGGGCACTCAGTGAAAACCATGCTCTGAAACTCCATTTTTATGACTCTCCAgcacaataaaaattatttgttgaCAGTGGCAGAGCCACGCAAATTATCTAAGGGAAAAATGCTGGATTTGTATTAGTTAAGAAGCCCTTTTTAATGAATATGTATAAAAAGCATTAATAAATTCCATGTGGCAAAGtccccctgagctgcagggccaCGAGAGATTCGCTGTGAGTCTGAGATGATAAAGAATTATGGCTTTGTGATCCCTCCAGTTCTGTCCGGGAGTTCACTCTGGCCCATTTTGGTATAAGGAGCTGAGGGGCTTCAGGGGATGCTGTGGGTGGACATGGGAGTATGGGGTTGGGATTGCGCTCCTGGAGGAACATGAGGGGAGTGACAGGATTGGGACTGGGGACATGGGGTGCCTTGAGGGGAAGTGAGGGGGGACACAGGATGGTGGGAGTGGGATTGGGGTCACCAGGGGGGCTGGGAGACAATGGGGGGTAGAGGGTTGTGCCCGGATTTGGGTAGAGCTCCAGGGTTGACACTGAAGAAGTTGGGGACTGGGAGTGGGATTGGGGTCTGAGGACATGCCGAGGGGAACACTGGGGGTCTCAGGGAGTGACctcagggtttgggttttggggggggcTGAAGGGGCTTGTAATAATGGGAGTAGGATTTGGCTTCTGAGGGGGCCAGGAGGACATGGGACTGTGGGATTGGggtccctgtggggctggggggcgTTGGGAAGGCATATTAACTCCGGGATTGGGGATGAGGGAGCCCAGACATGTCCAGGGGTCTCCTGGCCAGGAGTGCCTCCTTTCCCTCTGGGCTGACCCCACTCTCCTCCCCAGTCCTCAAGTCACGTCagtgtccctctgtgtccctcagTGTTTCCTCagtgtgtcccctctgtgttcCCCAGTGTCCCACATTTCTCCTGGTGGCCTCTGTCCTCCATGGCCCCCCTGGCTCacaccctggcactgctggcaatgGCCGTGGCCACTGCAGCCATCAAGGTGGTGCCCCTGGACATGACCCAGGAATCCTTCAATGACCAGTACTGTGGCTGTGGCCCTGCCATGATTGCGGCATTGCTGGCCCTCAACCGTTCTGGGTTCCAGCAGCATCCTCTCTTTGCCCAGGTCTGGCCTGAGGCTGTGGCTGAGTCACAGAGCTGGGCGCCCCTGagtcccctctgtccccagcccaggccaCTGCCATCATGGCCTTCCCGATGGATGACATCTTGGACGAATTCAACGCAGCTGTGCGCGTGGCCGGGCACTCAGCCCAGGAATACCGAGACAACTTCCACTACAAAACGTTTCATTTCCTGCTGACCGATGCCCTGGTCACATTGAGGGATGCTCTGAAAGGGCAGTGTCAGGACTTTCTCCAGAAGGTTTGTAGGGTCCAGTTCAAGGCAGAACGTGACACAACATTCCGGTTTGGTGAATTCGCATCGAAGTTGCTCAGTGGAATAACTAGGGATTGCTCCATGAAGGAGACATTGTTCCAGGTGTACACCCGCCAGGGTGTGGAAATAGACTTTTTCTCTGACAATTCGCAAAACTGGGGGGTGCTGGTCCCACCATTTGAGACCTTTGAGGTCACCCAAGTCACTGAGTCCGGGGACAAGGCAGTGATCCAGCTCCACTCCACCGGGACCTCCAGCAAATACAACTGCGAGTGGCTGAAAGGTGACACCACAGGGGACAGACTGGGGGGAAGTGACACCCACTGTCACCATGGGTACACCTatgacaggacacaggggacacaatGACACTCACTGGGGATGGGGGACAGAGACGGGGACACGCACTCTGGGTGGGGGGACAAAGACACCCCATGCTGGGTATGGGGACACCCGttgtgggcacagggacaggaacacacctgacagggcacagggatggggagcccCACATcttggaggggacagggacagcccatGCCAGGACTGGGACAGAGGAGCCCCTgttccagccctgtccctccctgccaaaggcagtgctggggtgtcATGCTCTATGTGCTGGACGTGGGTGGGCTGGGACCCTCCACGGCACTCCCTGGAACCCTGTCACCCCCTGTCATCCCCTGTCACCCCCTGTCATCCCCTGTCACCCCCTGTCACCCCCTGTCACCCCCATGGCACCACCTGATTCCCCCTGATGCCCCCGATCCATCACCCCTAAGCCAACCATGACCCCCTGACCTCCCTGGCCTCTGTATCCTCCCCATGCCCCCTCCCCCAAACACTGTCACCTGTCACCTCATGGCCCCCATCACTCCTGACATCCCTCACTCCCCATTATGGCTGTCCCTGACTCCCCTCTTTGTCCCACAGGTGGGACTGTCTCCAAGGCCCCATTCCACCTTGGAGGACTCCTCCtggccaccacagccctggcagtggtCTCCGGGATCCTCTGAACCATGAGGCACAGTCACTGAGGTCACTGTGCTCACTGTGGCCACCACAGCCACCATGGTCACTACAACCACCAAGGCCACTGTGACCACCATCATCACCAAGACTCCCTGAGCCACGAGGCCACCACAGCCACTGTGACCACTGTGGCCACCAGGACCATTGTGCAAAGTCATTCTATTAAATGATTCTGTCTAAACAATTCCATTAAAGAATTCtgtcaaaaccagcaaaaagaGACAATTCTTTAGCAGGGCTCAAGGTCACTCCCCAGATGAACACTCGTGGGAACGTCTCTTTCTCTCAACCCCACAGAGGATCCTTGGGAACCTCACACACATTTCATTCCAAGCAGGAATATGGGAGAGGAATCATTTGGGGTTGGTGATTTGGGCTGGGTTTAGCCCAGTTTAGCACCAGTGCCATCCTTGGGCTGGGggggacctgctggagcagctctggaagctTTACCCCAAATGCTGAAGGTGCTGGGTAGAGCTTAGAGACTTATCAGCAAAAACGATAAAAGGATATAAAAGTATTTACGCAGGAGAATAAACACGGCTCAAACTGTGAGATAGAGATAAAGGGAACTATTGTGTGGTTTTTGGACACGTTCTCTAACAAAAGGAGCAGCGCCTGCCAAAAGTGGAAGTTTGAGGCGAGGCCATCTGAGATATTGGGGCAGTCAATGAAAATGACCCCCAGATCCATTTTTAGAAATCTTCAGGACAATAGAGGGATTTCCAGAGAGAGATGGAGCCATGCAAATGATTTCCAGGAAAGCTCCTGTTTGTGTTTTAGACAGGAGGCTGACCTTCATGAATATTTATGATTCTGATGGATAAATTCCACGGCAAAGATcccccctgagctgcaggaccaGGAGAGATCCGCGGTGAGTCCAAGCTGATCAAGAATTCCGGCTTTGTGATCCCTCCAGTTCTGTCTGGGAGTTTACTCTGGCCCATTTCGGTATCAagggctggggggacactggggacacttgaggggggacaggggactGAGGGATTTGGGTCTGGAGGGCACTGGGAGAGTCACTGGACTGGGACTGGGGTCATGGGGTGGTCTGGGGGCAGCGAtggggggcacagggctgtgggaggggcAGTGGGTactgggggacactgagggacacTGGGGGGCACATGGGATGGGATCGGGCTCCTGGGGGGCCACTGGGGATCTCATGGGTCTGGGAGAGAGACTGGGATATGGGAgggggacaatggggacactGAGGACCCCAATTCTTGGGTCAGGCTCCTGGGGCCACGGGGTGACTGGAAAGGGTACAAGGGACTGGGAGAGGGATTGGGGTAATCGAGGCACTGGGAAACACCTGGAGGGTTGGACACAAAACTCTGGGAGTGGGAttggggtgctggggacactgcagtTGCTTGGGGTGGGGGTCAGGAAGTGGCACCAGGATTCGAGTCAGGCTCCTGCGGGAGTGCTGAGACGACCCTGTGAGGAGGGATACAGGACTGAGGGAGTGGGATTGGGGATCTGGGAGCCTGGGAGGCACTGGGGGGGGGGCTCCTGGATTGACCCCAGGATTTGAGATCAGGTCCCAGACATGTCCAGGGGTCTCCTGGCCGGGGCTGCCGCCCTCCCAGCCTGACCCCAgtctcctgccccagcccctcaccaaGGAAGCCTCTCCATGTCCCCCCatgtccctcagtgtcccctggtgtcccccagAGTCTTCCCTGTGTCAcgcagtgtcccctctgtgtcccctctgtgtccctcagTGACCCACACTGGTCCCGTGGCCTCTCCTCTCCATGGCTCCCCTGGCTCacaccctggcactgctggcaatgGCCGTGGCCACTGTGGCCATCGAGGTGGTGCCCCTGGACTTGGCCAAGAGCTCCTTCGATGACCAGTACCTGAAATGCAGTGTTACCATCAAGTCCCAAGAACTCCAGGACTCTGACTTCCTCAAGAATGAGAAGTTTAAATATGGCTGGAAAATCGCCAGGGAGAGGTGGAAGGAGCGAGGATCTGTGTCATACCCACTTACCCCAGACCAGGCCATCGCCCTCCTGGCCTACACCATGAGGGAGACTGACTTATACCGCAGGTTCAACGAGGCCGTGCgaacagctggaaaatccaGCTGGGAATACTGGAATGAATTCCACTTCAAATCCCTGCATTTGCTGCTGACCCAGGCCCTCCAGAAGCTGAGACGCCCAAACGATTGTAAGAACGTGTTCCGGGGAGTGAGGAATTACCATTTTGATGCGAAGCAGGGTTATGAAGTCTGCTTTGGGCAATTCACGTCAACATCGCTGAACGAAAACGTGGCCCAGGATTTTGGGCAGGCCACAATGTTCAAGGTGCGCACGTGCCACGGCGTGGACATCCAGAGATTCTCCATGTATccaaaggaggaggaggtgctgatCCCACCCTTCGAGATCTTCAAGGTCATTGGTGTCAGTAAGAGCTGGAACACGATGCACATTGAGCTTCAGTCCACAGGGAACTCCAGCAACTACGACTGCGAGTGGCTGAAAGGTGACATCATGGGGACAACCTGGGGGTattggggacactcagggagGGTTGGGGATGAGGAAACACAGTGCTGGGAACACCTATGGCCCAGAGGAAACAGGGACACCCACGGTGGGTGGGAGACAGGGACATCCAGTGCCGAGGACACCTATTGGGGTTGGGGGGACAAGGCCACCcatggctgggcacaggggacagggaactTGTTATGGCCCTCTCTGAACCCCACACTCTCAGGGCCCCCCCTTTCACCCATGGCCCTCCAGATGCCTCCTGACCCCATCTTCCCATGGTCTCCCTGACCCCACTCTTTGTGTCCCCAGGTGGGAGCCTCTCCAGGAACTCCCCCCACCTTGAGGGATTTCTCCTGGCCACCGTGGCCATGGCAGTGGCCACCAGAACCCTCTGAGCCACGAGGTCACCAAGGTCACTGTTGCCCAGGAGGCCACTGTGGCCACCATGACCGCGAAGACAACAAGGATCTGCAGCGAATTGAGGCCACCAAGGCTACCAACATCACTATGGTCATTTTGGCCACAGTGGTCACTGTGACCACTTTGGCCCCTGTGACCACTCTGGGCATCGGAAACACCATGGTCACCATGGCCATTGTGGCCACAGGGACCCATGAGGACACCGTGGTCACTGTAACAAGGGGACCATCCTGGAGAGGCCCCTCTGAGAGCTGCCCTCAAAGTctccctgtggct contains:
- the LOC136372663 gene encoding LOW QUALITY PROTEIN: erythroblast NAD(P)(+)--arginine ADP-ribosyltransferase-like (The sequence of the model RefSeq protein was modified relative to this genomic sequence to represent the inferred CDS: inserted 1 base in 1 codon) — protein: MAPLAHTLALLAMAVATAAIKVVPLDMTQESFNDQYCGCGPAMIAALLALNRSGFQQHPLFAQVWPEAVAESQSXGAPESPLSPAQATAIMAFPMDDILDEFNAAVRVAGHSAQEYRDNFHYKTFHFLLTDALVTLRDALKGQCQDFLQKVCRVQFKAERDTTFRFGEFASKLLSGITRDCSMKETLFQVYTRQGVEIDFFSDNSQNWGVLVPPFETFEVTQVTESGDKAVIQLHSTGTSSKYNCEWLKGGTVSKAPFHLGGLLLATTALAVVSGIL
- the LOC136375321 gene encoding erythroblast NAD(P)(+)--arginine ADP-ribosyltransferase-like, whose protein sequence is MAPLAHTLALLAMAVATVAIEVVPLDLAKSSFDDQYLKCSVTIKSQELQDSDFLKNEKFKYGWKIARERWKERGSVSYPLTPDQAIALLAYTMRETDLYRRFNEAVRTAGKSSWEYWNEFHFKSLHLLLTQALQKLRRPNDCKNVFRGVRNYHFDAKQGYEVCFGQFTSTSLNENVAQDFGQATMFKVRTCHGVDIQRFSMYPKEEEVLIPPFEIFKVIGVSKSWNTMHIELQSTGNSSNYDCEWLKGGSLSRNSPHLEGFLLATVAMAVATRTL